The DNA region CCAGGTTTTCATGAAAACTGCAGTCCTCATTTGAATTAGAGGCATCTACTGTCGGCGGTAAATTGGTGTCCCTGACTGGGTTAGGATTTGAATGACCATCTTCATTTTCATCAAGCCCATTCATTGGGTACAGATATTTGTTCTCCATGACCACAGATGTATTTAATCTACCGTCATCATTTCCATCAAACCCATAAACTGATGTTGGATATGTAGTGTCTTTATTTCTCTCAAACGTTTTCATTGAGGATTGTGATAAGGTGTTTCTGTCCGGAAGGGCATGTGATCgactgttttcattttcatcaaacCTATTCAATGGGCGCAGATATTTGGTGCCCATGAAACCAGCTGCATTTAAATCATTGTTACCATTTTGAGTAGACGTATCCAATGAGGGCGACAATTTTTCGTACCTGACCGAGTGAGCATTTAAACTACCGTCCTCGCTTTCATCAAATCTGTCCACTGAGGGCTGATATGTTGTGACGTTTTTTCTCTCAAACGTATTCCTTGATGATTGTGATAAGATGTTTCTGTTCGGAAGATCATGTGAACGAACGTCTTTATTTTCTGTAGAAGCATCCACTGGGCGCTGATATTTAGTGCCAATGATCGGGTAAGAATGAATACTGCATTCCCCATTTTCAGTAGACGCATTCACTGAGGGTTGCAATTTGATGTCCCTGAATGGGTTTGGGTGTGAATGACCATCTTCATTTTCATCAAACGCATTCACTAGGCGCAGATAGTTGGTGTCCATGACCACAGACGCATTTGATCTTCCATCCTCATTTCCGTCAAACCCATCCACTGTCGGCGGTGATTTGGTGTCCATGACCACAGATGCATTTAATCCATCGTTCTCAATTTGAGTAGACGTATCCAATGAGGGCGGCAATTTGGTATCCATGACCGAGTGAGCATTTAAACTACCGTCCTCGCTTTCATCAAACCAATCTACTGAGGGCTGATATGTTGACCCGTTTTCTCTCCCAAACGTATTAATTGAGGATTGTAATAAGGTGCTTCTGGCCGGAAGGGCATGTGAACGACGGTGTTTATTTTCTGTAGATGCATTCCCTGAGCGCTGATTTTTGGTGTCAATGACCCCAGATGCATTTAAACTGTCTTCCTCATTTCCATCACACCCCTCAGCTGTCGGCGGCAATTTGGTGTCCATGACCGGGTGAGCATTTAAACCACCGTCCTCGCTTCCATAAAACCCATTCTCAAACGTATTCATTGAGGATTGTGATAAGTTGCTTCTGACCGGTAGGGCATGTGAACGACGGTCTTGATTTTCTTTAGATGCATTCCCTGAGCGCTGATATTTGGTGTCAATGACCACAGATGCATTTAAACTACCGTCCTCATTTCCATCAAACCCCTCCACTGTCGTCGGCAATTTGGTGTCCATGACCGAGTGAGCATTTAAACTACCGTCCTCGCTTCCATCAAACCCATTATCAAACGTATTCATTGAGGTTTGTGACAAGGTGTTTTTGATCGGACAGGCATGTGAACGAACGTCTTTATTTTCTGTAGATGCATCCACTTGGAGCAGATATTTGATGTCCATGACATGGTTATCATGAAAACTGCAGTCCTCCTTTTGAGTAGCAGCATCAACTGAGGGCGACAATTTGATGTCCCCAACCGGGTAAGGATGTGAACGACCGTCATCATTTTCAGCAAACGCATTCATTGGATGCAGATATTTGGTGTCCATGACCGGAGATGAATTTAAACTACCGTCCTCATTTTCATCAAACCCATCCACTGAGGGCGGAAATTTACTACACATGCTAACCGGGTTAGCATGTGTAGTAAGGTCTTCACTTTTATTAACTGTATCCACTGGGAGCATATGAACAGTGTCGTTCATGGTAACAATAGACGCACCCTCTCCGAAATATTTAGCTTTGGTGTTGAATTCACGGGTATTCTGCGAATGTTCGTTTtcaacatcgccatatatatgCAGGGAGTTAATGGACACATCATCCCCAAAGTCTACCCGTACGTTTTCTTTCATTTGTTGGTGCGAAATAGGAAAGAACTCCGATTGTCCATATAAGGATTTGTAAGAGGTTACTCCATTCTTTTCACATCTATCGGTGATATCGAGATCTGGAGAAGAAAGTAACGGTTTCCATGCATTATATCTTATTGCATTAGAATGTTATTGCTAAAATACAGAGCATTATAAACAAACACACGGTTTAATGATAAGTTATGAAAGTAAGCATTATGCAGTTTTACCTTCCAAAAATGTAGTTCCACGCAAAATGAAACTCTTTAATAAAAGAACTCATTGTAAGAAACTAAGCTTCCTAACTAAAATAGATATCGGAACTATGTTGATCATAGTTCAGAAAGTAACTCTTTAAGTAGATATTTTGCTCTTTAGAAATTCCCAAGTACACCGGAGAGTAACCAGGTATGTGGGTGGACTGTTTATTACATTGTGCTTACCGTTGGACATTTTTTCCCTTCCCCTCTCCTCTAACTCTCTAATAACCTCACTCTCAGAAGTTGTAGATGGGTCTCTGTCCGGAGTCTAAACAGAAATAACATCTAGCTATTACGATGTCTAAAGACTAGAAAAGATGTTTTGATAGTAGCAACAGAAATGTAAGTATATAATGTCAAATATATATCCTAAAAGGTAgggaaaatgtatatattactcCTTTTGGTCTTcataacaaaacagttgtcaTATTTGTGATTCCTTGCTTGCCCTAAATGTTCCAGTACTTATGCGCATCAACGTAGTATAATTTCGACTTTCGAATCAACAACACTTATTGAGTATGTATGATACTTTGCGTAAATAATTACAGAAAAAACACTTTTACAACGAAAATGCTTAAACCTAATTTAAGGTAATAACGTAGCAATTTTTCAGTAAtgttcatattatatatttgtaatatatgtataatgaactatgcttataaaaaaatgattctTTCGGTTCTTAGAAGTtcgtgttttactgtagataGTATACTCATTTTACACAAGTTACGAATGAAGACAATTAATTAGCTCGAGGCTATGGACCAGTCCTCGAACTAACGATCAACGTCATCCAACAGCCTAGTCAAAcatctataaaatatatgtacctCCAATTTCTGCCCGTCATGGCCCATTCGTATACTGAAGACGTGTTTCGTATTATGTGGTGCTGAGATTGTACAATCTGGACCGATATATCCTGGAACAAAAAATACTTATCCTTGTGAAAGGTATAGAAGTATATGGAATGAAAACGAAGTTTAAACTGTACATATTTAAAGTTCTTTAAACAACAACAGGCGTCACAGGCATGTGTGCTACCGACCCGGAATCCTTTTGTTTGATCATATCACTTACATTTACACTTCATTTTGGATTCGTCATATATATGGGAATACGACCATTATAATTAAcatgtttatatacaggtgtagCATATTTTTGAGAAAGACGTGGATTTTGAATTTCTGAATTCACAATTGATCGCTTATTTAAATCAATTGCCTACCAAAACATTCCCTTTGTGCTGTCCAATATGTTACGT from Argopecten irradians isolate NY chromosome 5, Ai_NY, whole genome shotgun sequence includes:
- the LOC138324316 gene encoding uncharacterized protein; the encoded protein is MPDSKATSKEKHQVGKMVEMADFVSNKAEIGVEENVKWTGTLTKHCSRLRKKDRQITITETRVIYINGSGQDKVIQYKRTEFDFAKRLIKVFSTKRNYELTAKNEEDFKCAAKELGYIGPDCTISAPHNTKHVFSIRMGHDGQKLETPDRDPSTTSESEVIRELEERGREKMSNDLDITDRCEKNGVTSYKSLYGQSEFFPISHQQMKENVRVDFGDDVSINSLHIYGDVENEHSQNTREFNTKAKYFGEGASIVTMNDTVHMLPVDTVNKSEDLTTHANPVSMCSKFPPSVDGFDENEDGSLNSSPVMDTKYLHPMNAFAENDDGRSHPYPVGDIKLSPSVDAATQKEDCSFHDNHVMDIKYLLQVDASTENKDVRSHACPIKNTLSQTSMNTFDNGFDGSEDGSLNAHSVMDTKLPTTVEGFDGNEDGSLNASVVIDTKYQRSGNASKENQDRRSHALPVRSNLSQSSMNTFENGFYGSEDGGLNAHPVMDTKLPPTAEGCDGNEEDSLNASGVIDTKNQRSGNASTENKHRRSHALPARSTLLQSSINTFGRENGSTYQPSVDWFDESEDGSLNAHSVMDTKLPPSLDTSTQIENDGLNASVVMDTKSPPTVDGFDGNEDGRSNASVVMDTNYLRLVNAFDENEDGHSHPNPFRDIKLQPSVNASTENGECSIHSYPIIGTKYQRPVDASTENKDVRSHDLPNRNILSQSSRNTFERKNVTTYQPSVDRFDESEDGSLNAHSVRYEKLSPSLDTSTQNGNNDLNAAGFMGTKYLRPLNRFDENENSRSHALPDRNTLSQSSMKTFERNKDTTYPTSVYGFDGNDDGRLNTSVVMENKYLYPMNGLDENEDGHSNPNPVRDTNLPPTVDASNSNEDCSFHENLVLDTKYRRPLNISTGNQDRRSHANPVRRTLSQSSVDESVENDDDRSHVFLPSVDKCKETGCSSSYATTDILDASNIVDNKSCMPPGYVRNQISNVPGKDIRLLGLGGTQTETDDTPDSDEHVFNSSIKQNATLSRLEDKEKSSNRLQEERSSWCKWQDRSDLQPTLSSCKGRHAIDTWPNAQQKTAKNISGPQNTLYLKEEDGEKNNIRLKKKAPSISSGQDMKDKKTGLIELQKAEFFREKYHIDQSTICSEISPLITSGKTTETQVRIGRTHQEREGENDSVPAQYTLHSRNDKELEHNCNDPSTNTGNLKASKSELNTQIRPSYGRSLSTTPFKDRDNTKKHRNVVINKCNEKLQFLKQQSMFRLFPKDTSSMMDFSSSAFLSPNAIHQMQHITVAPVHSVEPNGASVSQEETDPNHNQNRSPFSFDLRNYPDPAIRIGHTIGECLHHEGCFIKLYIFTAG